The region ATGGAGAGGAGGATTGGTATCTACTTCAATTTTGATTTTGATGGACTTTTCTGTTTGAAATGAAATGTCATAAACGTCGGTGGTATCTTTTAAAAAAGCTGATTCTACTTTACCAAAATTCTTCTTGTCCTTCTTCTGTATGTCCACTCTTCTCCCGATGGCATCAAATTCGTCGATAATTGGTTGGAAGTATTGGGAGAAGTCAAAACTTTCATCTTTGTTCAATAAAGAGAAATCCATATCTTCACTGAAGCGATTTAAACCATGGAAAATGCGTAGGCAGGTTCCACCATAAAAAGCTGCTTTTTCGAAGAAACCGCCTTGGTACAAACCGGCAAGAATTATTTGCTGGTTTACCTCAAAAGTAGCATTTCTTTTAGACTGATCTGTAGAAAGATCATAAGCTGATAACATATTTTGGTATATCTCATTCATGATGTAAGAG is a window of Segatella copri DNA encoding:
- a CDS encoding nucleotidyl transferase AbiEii/AbiGii toxin family protein, whose product is MMNEIYQNMLSAYDLSTDQSKRNATFEVNQQIILAGLYQGGFFEKAAFYGGTCLRIFHGLNRFSEDMDFSLLNKDESFDFSQYFQPIIDEFDAIGRRVDIQKKDKKNFGKVESAFLKDTTDVYDISFQTEKSIKIKIEVDTNPPLHFSTEQKLLIEPRSFMTRCFTLPDLFAGKMHALVYRAWKNRVKGRDWYDFEWYIRNRIPLDFKHLQERIKEFNGCEKSKEEFIADLEQRLRSADIKQVKVDVMPFIKNPKDMTIWSNEYFLQLAKMINIE